The Bacillaceae bacterium IKA-2 DNA window AAGAAAAAATTGATAAAATGGAACGAAAATTAAGGAAAAATCATATTATACGTATTAATGAAGGAAATTGTACAGGTTCAGCAGGAATTGTTTTCGTCGATTTAGTAAGTAATTTAGAACGAATTGGTGATCACGCTGTGAACATTGCTGAAGCAGTAATTGGAGAAGAAAATTTTTAATGAAATATAGTTCGTGATAGTGGGGTCAAGTCTAAGTATTGGCCTTACTATTGCTTTAAAAAAGAATGATAATTTTTTTATATCTATTCGAATGAATTTCATATTACCAATAAACTAGCAACATTAAGTTACATAGTGGCGCAGAAAGAGCAATATGAAATTTAATCATTCAAGAAAAGAATCAACTTTAAGTTATTGACAAATAGTTTGTTTACATGTTATTATAAATCTTGTCGTTAAATTATTATATTCCACAGTAGCTCAGTGGTAGAGCTATCGGCTGTTAACCGATCGGTCGTAGGTTCGAGTCCTACCTGTGGAGCCATTTATGGCGGTGTAGCTCAGCTGGCTAGAGCGTACGGTTCATACCCGTGAGGTCGGGGGTTCGACTCCCTTCGCCGCTACCAATAGTTTAATGGCAAACCTAATTCTGTTAGTAATATTAAGGCGATTGTGGCGAAGGGGTTAACGCACCGGATTGTGGTTCCGGCATTCGTGGGTTCGAGACCCATCAGTCGCCCCATTTAACAATAGTTGGACCCTTAGCTCAGTTGGTTAGAGCAACCGGCTCATAACCGGTTGGTCGTAGGTTCGAGTCCTACAGGGTCCACCATTTAGATATTAGGATTATTTCAATAACTAAATAGTTAACACGGAGGAATACCCAAGTTTGGCTGAAGGGATCGGTCTTGAAAACCGACAGGGGAGTCAAATCCCGCGGGGGTTCGAATCCCTCTTCCTCCTCCACAATACATAACCAACGATCTATATACTCATGATAAAATGAGCATATAGATCGTTTTTTTTGTATTTATACAATTAAAGCGAACCAATTGAACAAAAGTTTAAAATATCTAGTTATGAAAAAACTGTTTTTGGGTATTGTAAAAAGGATTGATTATTGTCTGCAATACAATGATTCCACTATTTTAAAGTAATTAATATTAATTACTAAGGTTTATTATTTGAAAGGAGTGGGTATATCTGCTAATGTAGGCAATAACAGTTAGTAACTGTTGAAAAAAATTACTAACTATTTTTAGTTTTAGTAAATTTATTTGATTGTAATTTCAAGGAGGAATATTAAAATGGCAAAGTTTACATTACCTGAACTACCTTATGCTTTTGATGCACTTGTTCCGCATATCGACGAAGAAACAATGAAAATTCATCATGGTAAACATCATAATACTTACGTAACAAACTTAAATAATGCTTTAGACGGTCATGCTGATTTAGAAGGAAAAAGTCTAGATGAGCTATTGGCAAATTTAGATGCTCTACCTGAAGGCATTCGTAATGCTGTCCGCAACCATGGTGGTGGACATGCAAACCACACGTTATTCTGGGAAATATTATCACCTAACGGTGGCGGCGCACCTACTGGCGAATTAGCTGAAGCAATTAATTCAGCATTTGGAAGCTTAGATGGATTTAAAGAGCAGTTCGCTAAAGCTGCAGCAACTCGTTTTGGATCAGGTTGGGCTTGGCTAATTGTTGACAACGGTCAATTAAAAGTTACAAGTACTCCGAATCAAGATACGCCTGTAATGGAAGGCCAAACACCAGTTTTAGGTCTTGATGTTTGGGAGCATGCTTATTATTTAAATTATCAAAATAGACGTCCAGATTACATTTCTGCATTTTGGAATGTTGTTAATTGGGCTGAAGTAGCAAAGCGTTTTACCGCTGCAAAATAGAACGATTTTAAAAAAACAGGCTCAATATGAGCCTGTTTTTTTTTAGTTGGAAAGGTGGAAAGGAAAACCAAAATCAGTGAAAATATTTTCACCTCCCTAACCAACTACCCGCTAGCCAACAGTTTAACTGCTCTTAAAAAGCTTTTGACCTCTCTTTCCAACTTTCAACTTTCCAACATTCTACCTTTTCATTGCATAACGGCTAGGTTTTTAGACAAACTAGCAATGAAATGGTAAAGGAGCGTCGGAAATGAAAATGTTTTTAAAAAAAATTTTAGGTGGGGTAGAGGTTAATCGTGAGTTAACGCTTCTTTTAATCATTGGAGGATTATATGCGTTAAGCATTGCCTTATCAAACACATTTGTAAATGTTTATTTGTGGAAACAATCAGGTCAATTTACCGATATTGCTCTATACAATTTAGCATCTGTTGTTATGCAACCAATTACCTTTATATTAGCTGGTAGATGGGCAAAGAAAATTGACAGAGTTATCGTCTTACGGTTAGGAGTATCCTTCCTATCCGTTTTCTTTTTTACAGTATTATTTCTTGGTGAAAAAGCTAGCAGCTATCTCATATTATTAGGAGCATTAATAGGTATTGGGTTTGGTTTTTATTGGCTTGCATTTAATGTCTTAACTTTTGAAATTACAGAACCAGAAACACGTGACTTTTTTAATGGGTTTCTTGGAATAGTAACCTCCTTTGCAGGTATGATTGGACCGATTTCAGCTGGGTTTCTGATAACAAATATGGAGAAATTTACTGGTTATAAAGTGATTTTCGGAATATCGCTAACACTTTTTCTTGGAGCAGTTATTTTAAGCTTTTTTTTAAAACGAAGACCTGCTACTGGGACTTTCGACTTTAAGAGGATATTAAAAGAACGAAAGTATAGCTTTAATTGGCGCAATGTTTTGTATGCTCATTTTTTTCAAGGTTTAAGAGAAGGAACGTTTGTTTTTGTCATCGTTGTCTGGGTGTATATTACAACAAATAGTGAACTTGCAATCGGAACTTACGGTCTAGTGGCATCGGCAGTTTCATTCGTAACTTATTATCTTGTTGGCCGTTTTATTAAACCAGATTTTCGAAAAAAAGCCATTATGATAGGTGGAATAATTTTATACTTAGCGATTTTTTTGATTGTTAAGGATCTTACCTTTACAAGACTAATTATGTATGGTGTCGCCATTTCGATTGCTTATCCAATCTTACTTGTTCCATATATTTCACTGACATATGATGTCATTGGTAGAGGTTGGAAAGCTGCTGAAATGCGTGTCGAATATATTGTTGTCCGAGAACTCTATTTAAATAGTGGGCGGATTGTGTCGATTTTACTGTTTTTACTGACAATAAAAATCTTCGATGAAGAAAAAGGTATTCCGATGTTGTTATTAATTCTTGGTGCTGGTCATCTAATCATTTATTTCTTCATTAGAAAAGTAAAGATTGAAAAGCTAAATAAAGGAGGCGAAGAATATTCCTTAGCTAGAAATAAAAAGCAGGGTGACGGCGAAAATGACGGGTCCACTGTTTAGGTTTTAGCATGGTGAAAATATGCTTTCAGATAAAAATAATCCGAAAATATAAATTTTTGATCTAAATTTAGTAGACATCTATTTGATAGGTGTCTATTTTTATTTTTTCTAGTATAATCAGAAGGTGTTAGTTGTTTGAAATTATATGTTATGAAAGGAAACACCTAAAATGAGCACTAAAAAGAACAAAACTCATATGCCAGTCCGTCTTAATATCCTTTTCTTCATCGTTTTTTTGTTATTTTCAGCGTTAATTTTGCGTTTAGGAGTTGTGCAAATTGTTCAAGGCGAAGAATATCAAGAAAAATTAGACCGGACTATTAATAAAATTGATAAAATTGAAGCTCCTAGAGGAATTATGTATGATCGATTCGGCAATATTGTTGTTGATAATGAGCTCGTTTTATCTGTTACGTATACTAGTAGAAATACGCCGACTCGAGAAAAGTTTCGAGTAGCAGCGCGTCTAAATGATTTTATTGAGATTGACACTGATAATATTACAGAGCGTGATATGAAAGATTATTG harbors:
- a CDS encoding MFS transporter, whose amino-acid sequence is MKMFLKKILGGVEVNRELTLLLIIGGLYALSIALSNTFVNVYLWKQSGQFTDIALYNLASVVMQPITFILAGRWAKKIDRVIVLRLGVSFLSVFFFTVLFLGEKASSYLILLGALIGIGFGFYWLAFNVLTFEITEPETRDFFNGFLGIVTSFAGMIGPISAGFLITNMEKFTGYKVIFGISLTLFLGAVILSFFLKRRPATGTFDFKRILKERKYSFNWRNVLYAHFFQGLREGTFVFVIVVWVYITTNSELAIGTYGLVASAVSFVTYYLVGRFIKPDFRKKAIMIGGIILYLAIFLIVKDLTFTRLIMYGVAISIAYPILLVPYISLTYDVIGRGWKAAEMRVEYIVVRELYLNSGRIVSILLFLLTIKIFDEEKGIPMLLLILGAGHLIIYFFIRKVKIEKLNKGGEEYSLARNKKQGDGENDGSTV
- a CDS encoding superoxide dismutase, producing MAKFTLPELPYAFDALVPHIDEETMKIHHGKHHNTYVTNLNNALDGHADLEGKSLDELLANLDALPEGIRNAVRNHGGGHANHTLFWEILSPNGGGAPTGELAEAINSAFGSLDGFKEQFAKAAATRFGSGWAWLIVDNGQLKVTSTPNQDTPVMEGQTPVLGLDVWEHAYYLNYQNRRPDYISAFWNVVNWAEVAKRFTAAK